The following proteins are encoded in a genomic region of bacterium:
- the cimA gene encoding citramalate synthase, which produces MPNAGRIALYDTTLRDGTQGAGITLSADDKLRIAEHLDAFGVDYIEGGWPGSNPKDMEFFERARGRAWRHARLTAFGSTRRPGTYAEHDENLNLLLAAGTPAAALFGKSWDLHVREALRTTPEENLAMIEESVRFLRSRGIEVVYDAEHFFDGWRANPDYALATLRAAERAGASVVVLCDTNGGRLPREIQAGVAAARRAVEGPLGIHAHNDGELGVANTLVAVDAGCVHVQGTINGIGERCGNANLVSIIPNLQLKMGYRCVAEDQIVRLGEVSRYVAELANMAADEYQPFVGMNAFAHKGGVHVSAVMAHPPTYEHIAPEAVGNARRVVVSDLSGRANVLYKAKEMGIDLSRDRPEIREILAELKRLEHEGYQFEAAEASFELLMRRIMGQHRPSFALLGLRVTVEKRGGVCAAEATIRVAVDGQEEHTAAEGDGPVHALDRALRKALGRFYPAIQRVRLTDYKVRVLNADAATAARVRVLIQSTDGVRTWGTVGVSENVVEASWQALVDSLEFVLLREPGAHGVGSAAGTAGESMPS; this is translated from the coding sequence ATGCCGAACGCCGGGCGCATCGCGCTCTACGATACCACGCTGCGGGACGGCACCCAGGGCGCCGGCATCACGCTGTCCGCGGACGACAAGCTCCGGATCGCCGAGCACCTCGACGCCTTTGGGGTGGACTACATCGAGGGCGGCTGGCCGGGCAGCAACCCGAAAGACATGGAGTTCTTCGAGCGCGCCCGCGGACGGGCGTGGCGGCACGCGCGTCTGACGGCGTTCGGCAGCACGCGCCGCCCCGGGACTTACGCCGAGCATGACGAGAACCTCAACCTGCTCCTCGCCGCGGGGACGCCGGCCGCGGCGCTGTTCGGGAAGTCGTGGGACCTGCACGTACGCGAGGCGCTCCGGACGACGCCCGAGGAGAACCTCGCCATGATCGAGGAGTCCGTCCGGTTCCTCCGCTCGCGCGGCATCGAGGTCGTCTACGACGCGGAGCATTTCTTCGACGGCTGGAGGGCCAACCCCGACTACGCGCTCGCTACGCTCCGCGCCGCCGAGCGCGCGGGGGCGTCCGTGGTGGTCCTGTGCGACACGAACGGCGGCCGCCTGCCGCGCGAGATCCAGGCCGGCGTCGCCGCGGCCCGCCGCGCGGTCGAGGGACCGCTCGGCATCCACGCGCACAACGACGGCGAGCTCGGCGTCGCCAATACCCTCGTGGCCGTGGACGCGGGGTGCGTGCACGTGCAGGGCACGATCAACGGCATCGGGGAGCGCTGCGGCAACGCGAACCTCGTCTCGATCATCCCCAACCTGCAGCTCAAGATGGGGTACCGCTGCGTGGCCGAGGACCAGATTGTGCGGCTCGGGGAGGTCTCGCGCTACGTCGCCGAACTGGCGAACATGGCCGCCGACGAGTACCAGCCGTTTGTGGGGATGAACGCGTTCGCGCACAAAGGCGGCGTGCACGTCAGCGCGGTGATGGCCCACCCGCCGACCTACGAGCACATCGCCCCGGAGGCCGTGGGGAACGCGCGGCGCGTCGTCGTGAGCGACCTGTCGGGCCGCGCCAACGTCCTGTATAAAGCGAAGGAGATGGGCATCGACCTGTCGCGCGACCGGCCCGAGATCCGCGAGATCCTGGCCGAGCTGAAGCGGCTCGAACACGAGGGGTACCAGTTCGAGGCGGCGGAGGCGTCGTTCGAGCTGCTGATGCGCCGGATCATGGGGCAGCACCGGCCGTCGTTTGCGCTGCTCGGCCTGCGCGTTACGGTCGAAAAGCGCGGCGGCGTCTGCGCGGCGGAGGCGACCATCAGGGTGGCGGTGGACGGCCAGGAAGAGCACACCGCGGCGGAGGGTGACGGCCCGGTGCACGCGCTCGACCGGGCGCTGCGCAAGGCCCTGGGCCGGTTCTATCCCGCGATCCAGCGCGTGCGCCTGACCGACTACAAGGTGCGCGTCCTGAACGCGGATGCCGCCACCGCCGCCCGCGTCCGGGTCCTCATCCAGTCGACCGACGGGGTCCGGACCTGGGGCACGGTCGGCGTCTCGGAGAACGTCGTCGAGGCCTCGTGGCAAGCGCTGGTCGACAGCCTCGAGTTCGTGTTGCTGCGCGAGCCCGGCGCGCACGGCGTGGGGTCGGCGGCGGGGACGGCTGGCGAGAGCATGCCTTCGTGA
- the leuB gene encoding 3-isopropylmalate dehydrogenase — MQVAVVPGDGIGREVIAEAVRVLRETGRRFEITLSFEQGIAGGAAIDARGTPIPDETIALCARSDAILLGACGGPKWDRGPRHLRPEQALFTLRRRFGLYANLRPAVVRGPLVGASPLRRELVEGLDLLIIRELTGGLYFGPQSRAGEGEELTAQDTLPYSAGEIRRVVRAACRIARTRPRRKVTSVDKANVLETSRLWRDVATEVGREFPDVALDHMLVDNCAMQLVRDPRQFDVVVTDNMFGDILSDEAAGVMGSLGLMPSASLGDAPPGLFEPVHGTAPDIADRGIANPLAAILTGALLLRYGAEHEAAASAIETAVIKALEDGCRTADMAGSGPALGTAAMTDAVLARLS, encoded by the coding sequence ATGCAGGTCGCGGTCGTCCCCGGCGACGGGATAGGTCGCGAAGTCATCGCCGAGGCCGTTCGGGTCCTGCGGGAAACCGGCCGCCGGTTCGAGATCACGCTGTCATTCGAGCAGGGCATCGCCGGCGGCGCGGCGATCGATGCGCGCGGCACGCCGATTCCGGACGAGACGATCGCGCTGTGCGCCCGCTCCGACGCCATCCTGCTCGGCGCCTGCGGCGGTCCCAAATGGGACCGGGGACCGCGCCACCTGCGCCCGGAGCAGGCGTTGTTCACCTTGCGGCGGCGGTTCGGCCTGTACGCGAACTTGAGACCGGCCGTGGTGCGCGGCCCGCTCGTGGGAGCGTCGCCGCTCCGCCGCGAGCTCGTCGAGGGTCTGGACCTCCTCATCATCCGGGAGTTGACCGGGGGCTTGTATTTCGGCCCGCAGTCGCGCGCCGGCGAGGGCGAGGAGCTCACCGCGCAGGACACGCTGCCGTACTCCGCCGGGGAGATCCGCCGCGTCGTGCGGGCGGCGTGCCGGATCGCCCGCACACGCCCCCGGCGCAAGGTGACTTCCGTCGACAAGGCCAACGTGCTGGAAACCTCGCGGCTCTGGCGGGACGTCGCGACGGAGGTCGGCCGCGAGTTTCCGGACGTCGCCCTGGACCACATGCTGGTCGACAACTGCGCGATGCAATTGGTGCGCGACCCGCGGCAGTTCGACGTCGTCGTCACGGACAACATGTTCGGCGACATCCTGAGCGACGAGGCCGCCGGCGTGATGGGGTCGCTCGGGCTCATGCCGTCGGCGAGCCTCGGCGACGCGCCGCCGGGGCTGTTCGAGCCCGTTCACGGCACCGCGCCCGACATCGCCGACCGCGGCATCGCCAATCCGCTCGCGGCGATCCTGACCGGTGCGCTGTTGCTCCGGTACGGCGCCGAACACGAAGCCGCGGCGTCGGCGATCGAGACGGCCGTGATCAAGGCGCTCGAAGACGGCTGCCGGACGGCCGACATGGCCGGGAGCGGCCCGGCGCTCGGGACGGCCGCGATGACCGACGCCGTCCTCGCGCGCCTCTCCTGA
- a CDS encoding DUF1272 domain-containing protein produces MLELRPNCECCGKDLPPSAPDAMICSFECTFCRECAEHTLAGRCPNCGGNLVPRPIRPAAKTAEYPASTVRVVKPQGCRQAATAG; encoded by the coding sequence GTGCTCGAGCTGCGACCCAATTGTGAATGCTGCGGGAAGGACCTGCCGCCGTCGGCTCCCGACGCGATGATTTGCTCGTTCGAATGCACGTTCTGTCGCGAGTGCGCGGAACACACCCTCGCGGGCCGGTGTCCGAATTGCGGAGGGAATCTCGTCCCGCGCCCGATCCGCCCCGCCGCCAAGACGGCGGAGTACCCGGCGTCGACCGTGCGTGTCGTCAAACCGCAGGGGTGCCGGCAGGCGGCCACGGCCGGCTAG
- a CDS encoding YerC/YecD family TrpR-related protein: MNDRGRGRRRERAVVNPKLRGRDTDALFRAVLQLRTADECYRFFEDLCTIGELKALAQRFAVARMLADGRTYEQVAEGTGASSATISRVSRFLTYGADGYALVLDRLRRHGRTAGHREA, from the coding sequence ATGAACGATCGCGGGCGAGGCCGCCGGCGCGAACGCGCGGTGGTGAACCCCAAGCTGCGGGGCCGGGACACCGACGCCCTCTTTCGGGCGGTGCTGCAGCTCCGCACCGCCGACGAGTGCTACCGGTTCTTCGAAGATCTCTGCACCATCGGGGAGTTGAAGGCGCTGGCGCAGCGGTTCGCCGTGGCGCGGATGCTCGCCGACGGCCGGACGTACGAGCAGGTCGCCGAGGGGACCGGCGCCTCGTCGGCCACGATCAGCCGCGTCAGCCGGTTCCTGACGTACGGCGCGGACGGCTACGCGCTCGTGCTGGACCGGCTCCGGCGGCACGGCCGCACCGCCGGGCATCGTGAAGCCTAG